In a single window of the Hydrogenobaculum sp. 3684 genome:
- a CDS encoding phosphoglycerate kinase produces the protein MPNKKTIRDVDLKGKRVLVRVDFNVPIDNQGNIEDDARIKAAIPTIEYLLDAKAIVILMSHLGRPKGFDEKYSLKPVAKRLSRYIHKDVVMAPDCVGKEVENIVKNAKPEDVIMLENLRFHKEEEECDEEFSKKLASLGEVYVSDAFGTCHRKHASVYCVPEILKPAVMGFLLEKELLYFEKAMVNPQRPVVAFLGGAKVSSKLNVIKNLLKRVDKMFIGGAMAFTFIKAMGYDTGKSLVENDLIDVAKDIIDISKKLGVKFYLPVDFIVGKELSDNTPIKTVLWQEIPQDYMGLDIGPVSISLAKELIGTAQTIVWNGPMGAFEYERFKDGTLEVARAIAHSQALSIAGGGDTDHAIIRAGVINAIDFVSTGGGAFLELLEGKELPCISVLDDK, from the coding sequence ATGCCAAACAAGAAAACCATAAGGGATGTTGATCTAAAAGGTAAAAGGGTATTGGTGAGGGTAGATTTCAACGTACCCATAGATAATCAAGGTAATATAGAAGACGATGCCAGGATAAAAGCAGCTATTCCAACTATAGAATACTTGCTTGACGCTAAAGCCATCGTGATACTCATGTCTCACCTTGGAAGGCCAAAGGGTTTTGACGAAAAATATTCTCTAAAACCTGTAGCAAAGCGTCTTTCAAGGTATATACACAAAGATGTAGTGATGGCTCCAGATTGTGTAGGTAAAGAGGTAGAAAATATTGTTAAAAACGCAAAACCAGAAGACGTTATAATGCTTGAAAATTTAAGATTTCACAAAGAAGAGGAAGAGTGTGATGAGGAGTTTTCGAAAAAGCTTGCTTCCTTGGGTGAAGTTTATGTATCAGACGCCTTCGGTACTTGTCATAGAAAACATGCTTCTGTTTATTGCGTGCCAGAGATCCTAAAACCAGCGGTCATGGGCTTTTTGTTGGAAAAAGAACTTCTTTACTTTGAAAAAGCTATGGTAAATCCCCAAAGGCCAGTGGTGGCATTTTTAGGAGGCGCTAAAGTATCGTCAAAGTTAAATGTTATAAAAAACTTATTAAAAAGAGTAGATAAGATGTTTATAGGTGGTGCGATGGCTTTTACGTTTATAAAAGCTATGGGATATGATACCGGTAAATCTCTTGTAGAAAATGATCTTATAGATGTTGCAAAAGATATTATAGATATATCTAAGAAGCTTGGTGTGAAGTTTTATCTTCCTGTAGATTTTATAGTGGGTAAAGAGTTATCTGATAATACACCTATAAAGACAGTGCTTTGGCAAGAAATACCTCAAGACTATATGGGACTAGATATAGGGCCTGTTTCTATAAGTTTAGCGAAAGAGCTTATAGGCACAGCCCAAACAATAGTGTGGAACGGACCTATGGGAGCTTTTGAATATGAAAGATTTAAAGATGGTACTTTAGAAGTGGCGAGAGCTATAGCTCATTCCCAAGCTCTTTCTATAGCTGGAGGCGGAGACACAGACCATGCCATTATAAGGGCTGGAGTTATAAATGCTATAGATTTTGTATCCACCGGTGGTGGTGCATTTTTAGAGCTTTTGGAAGGAAAAGAACTACCTTGCATATCTGTCTTAGACGATAAATGA
- a CDS encoding 2Fe-2S iron-sulfur cluster-binding protein, whose product MIVSIKRHDTFQSYEIDAPRDITVLELLHKIKEIDPTLSYRHMCRAGICGTCTLKVNGKNVLACKTRLNKLEDDTIVLEPLDNAVVVKDLVVEHQFWFDMYKNLKVDFKNSDYQYFDFKSIENSKNCIACFICNSVCPVMPIDKKFGGPFVFARIYGFLEDNRNANKDYVKLVDGAINHCTHCKNCNYACPLFVMPETLIKKLEDILISKGLIQAPQNDLFFGF is encoded by the coding sequence ATGATAGTTAGTATTAAAAGGCACGATACGTTTCAATCTTACGAGATAGATGCGCCAAGAGATATAACTGTTTTAGAGCTTTTACATAAAATAAAAGAGATAGACCCAACTCTTAGCTACAGGCATATGTGTAGGGCTGGCATATGTGGCACCTGCACTTTAAAAGTGAACGGTAAAAATGTTTTAGCTTGTAAAACGAGGTTAAACAAACTTGAAGATGACACCATAGTGCTTGAGCCTTTGGATAACGCTGTAGTTGTAAAGGATTTAGTGGTAGAACACCAATTCTGGTTTGATATGTATAAAAATCTTAAAGTTGATTTTAAAAATTCAGATTATCAGTATTTTGATTTTAAAAGCATAGAAAATTCTAAAAACTGCATAGCTTGCTTTATATGCAACAGCGTATGTCCTGTTATGCCCATAGACAAAAAATTTGGTGGGCCCTTTGTGTTTGCAAGGATTTATGGTTTTCTTGAAGATAACAGAAATGCAAACAAAGATTATGTTAAACTTGTAGATGGAGCTATAAACCATTGCACTCACTGTAAAAACTGCAACTATGCTTGTCCTTTGTTTGTTATGCCAGAAACGCTTATAAAAAAGTTAGAAGATATACTAATATCCAAGGGGCTTATACAAGCCCCTCAAAATGACTTATTTTTTGGATTTTAA
- the fabD gene encoding ACP S-malonyltransferase produces MIAYVFPGQGSQYVGMGYDFYKEFSEASNVFHSVEEALRKNITDIVFRGTEEELSKTINTQPSLLACSYAIYASLKKMGLKDPDFVAGHSLGEYTALLVAKGIDLYEAAKLTYLRGKYMQEAVPEGKGAMAAILKLPPEKVEEVCKEAKDVGVVEPANYNSKEQTVISGEKEAVEKAIEIAKSMGGKAIMLKVSVPSHCSLMKPAADAFRLKLAQTPIQNITIPLVSNVDAKAHTMAHEIRDNLHKQIYSSVKWYQSVEYMISQGVDTFVEIGPKNVLSKLISQIDSRVRVFNVDKLQDAENVLKAL; encoded by the coding sequence ATGATTGCTTACGTATTTCCAGGTCAAGGTTCTCAATACGTTGGAATGGGTTATGATTTTTACAAAGAGTTTTCCGAAGCTTCAAACGTATTTCATAGCGTAGAAGAAGCTCTTAGAAAAAATATAACAGATATAGTGTTTAGAGGTACAGAAGAAGAGCTTTCAAAAACTATAAATACACAACCTTCTTTGCTTGCTTGTAGTTATGCTATATATGCATCTTTGAAAAAGATGGGTCTCAAAGATCCAGATTTTGTCGCAGGTCATAGTTTAGGAGAATACACAGCTCTCTTGGTTGCAAAAGGTATAGATCTTTACGAAGCTGCAAAGCTTACTTACTTAAGAGGAAAGTACATGCAAGAGGCTGTACCAGAAGGAAAAGGCGCTATGGCAGCCATACTAAAGCTTCCTCCAGAAAAAGTAGAAGAAGTTTGTAAAGAGGCTAAAGATGTTGGGGTAGTAGAGCCAGCAAACTACAACTCAAAAGAGCAAACTGTAATATCTGGAGAAAAAGAAGCTGTGGAAAAAGCCATAGAAATTGCAAAATCCATGGGTGGTAAAGCCATAATGCTAAAGGTATCTGTGCCTTCTCATTGCTCTTTAATGAAACCAGCAGCCGATGCCTTTAGATTAAAACTTGCTCAAACACCTATCCAAAATATTACTATTCCACTTGTTTCTAACGTTGATGCAAAAGCCCACACTATGGCGCATGAGATAAGAGACAATCTACACAAACAAATTTATTCGTCAGTAAAATGGTATCAATCGGTAGAATATATGATATCTCAAGGTGTAGATACTTTCGTAGAAATAGGACCTAAAAACGTACTATCAAAACTTATATCTCAAATAGATAGTAGGGTAAGAGTTTTCAATGTGGACAAACTCCAAGATGCCGAAAATGTATTAAAAGCTTTATGA